The following are encoded in a window of Deltaproteobacteria bacterium genomic DNA:
- a CDS encoding AtpZ/AtpI family protein: MAISVVVGLGIGYYLDRWLGTAPWLMILWLAFGFAAGVRSLYRAAVRSAKDTEKDGGEQGKPGGK; encoded by the coding sequence ATGGCCATCTCGGTGGTCGTCGGCCTGGGGATCGGGTACTACCTCGACCGATGGCTCGGGACCGCCCCGTGGCTCATGATCCTGTGGCTGGCGTTCGGGTTCGCCGCCGGGGTGCGAAGCCTCTACCGCGCGGCCGTCCGCTCCGCCAAGGACACGGAAAAGGACGGCGGGGAACAGGGGAAGCCCGGTGGGAAGTGA
- a CDS encoding ATP synthase subunit I, which yields MGSEEFPLRSLERRILLSAALVLGGIAAAGAAGAGTFRMLPGAACGAAIAFGNFFLIRKILEKAFSGGGTVNKGFIVQYALKFLGLIGVVFLVVRYGGFDVLGFLLGLSSLFLGVLLEALARSFRATT from the coding sequence GTGGGAAGTGAGGAGTTTCCCCTCCGGTCGCTCGAGCGCCGGATCCTCCTGTCCGCCGCACTGGTCCTGGGCGGGATCGCCGCGGCGGGGGCGGCCGGCGCAGGAACGTTCCGGATGCTCCCGGGGGCGGCGTGCGGCGCCGCCATCGCCTTCGGGAACTTCTTCCTGATCCGGAAGATCCTGGAGAAGGCGTTTTCGGGCGGCGGGACGGTGAACAAGGGGTTCATCGTCCAGTACGCGCTCAAGTTCCTCGGGCTGATCGGGGTCGTCTTCCTGGTCGTCCGGTACGGCGGGTTCGACGTTCTCGGGTTCCTGCTCGGGCTGTCGTCGCTCTTCCTCGGGGTGCTCCTCGAGGCGCTGGCGCGGTCGTTCCGGGCGACGACGTGA
- the atpB gene encoding F0F1 ATP synthase subunit A — translation MRKAILGLLLLAALPAAALAAGGGGHGFSWFMMLPGGEHYFYVYSAFFIAAFLVAGSLLVVGSRKTSEMVVPDPRFTLRNFFELILGFLSQLAEDIIGHHYKKYVPLLGSCFLFILFMNLLGLIPGFLPPTQKMNVTVGLALVIFLSTHYFGVRENGIAYFKHFLGPMWWMFPIMLPIEIISHLARPMSLSLRLFGNITGDHAVVAGFMALIPIVVPSVFMGLGLFVSFMQAFIFTVLSMIYISGAVAHAEEH, via the coding sequence ATGCGCAAGGCGATTCTCGGGTTGCTCCTCCTGGCGGCGCTGCCGGCGGCGGCGCTTGCGGCCGGCGGGGGCGGGCACGGATTCTCGTGGTTCATGATGCTCCCGGGCGGGGAGCATTACTTCTACGTATACTCCGCCTTCTTCATCGCCGCCTTCCTCGTCGCGGGGTCGCTCCTCGTGGTCGGAAGCCGGAAGACCTCCGAGATGGTGGTCCCGGACCCCCGCTTCACCCTGCGCAACTTCTTCGAGCTGATCCTCGGGTTCCTCTCGCAGCTGGCCGAGGACATCATCGGGCACCACTACAAGAAGTACGTCCCGCTGCTGGGGAGCTGCTTCCTCTTCATCCTGTTCATGAACCTGCTCGGGCTGATCCCCGGGTTCCTCCCCCCCACGCAGAAGATGAACGTCACGGTGGGGCTCGCGCTCGTCATCTTCCTGTCGACCCACTACTTCGGCGTGCGGGAGAACGGGATCGCGTACTTCAAGCATTTCCTCGGGCCCATGTGGTGGATGTTCCCGATCATGCTGCCGATCGAGATCATCTCCCACCTGGCGCGGCCGATGTCGCTCTCCCTGCGTCTCTTCGGCAACATCACGGGGGACCACGCCGTGGTGGCCGGCTTCATGGCGCTCATCCCGATCGTCGTGCCTTCGGTCTTCATGGGGCTGGGCCTCTTCGTGTCGTTCATGCAGGCCTTCATCTTCACCGTGCTGTCGATGATCTACATCTCCGGCGCCGTGGCGCACGCGGAAGAGCATTGA
- a CDS encoding ATP synthase F0 subunit C, translating into MFRRFTFSFLVALLFVAVASVAMAAEGAPAAGGDSNVKAVIALAAGFGIAIAAFGGAMGQGKAIAAGLEGIARNPSAQNKIFIPMIVGLALIESLVIYALVIAFVLVGKL; encoded by the coding sequence ATGTTCCGCAGGTTCACCTTCTCTTTCCTCGTCGCTCTGCTCTTCGTGGCAGTGGCGTCGGTGGCTATGGCGGCGGAGGGCGCTCCGGCCGCGGGCGGCGATTCCAACGTGAAGGCCGTCATCGCTCTGGCGGCGGGATTCGGCATCGCGATCGCGGCGTTCGGCGGCGCGATGGGCCAGGGCAAAGCCATCGCAGCCGGGCTGGAGGGGATCGCGCGCAACCCTTCCGCCCAGAACAAGATCTTCATCCCGATGATCGTCGGGCTCGCGCTGATCGAGTCCCTCGTCATCTACGCGCTGGTCATCGCGTTCGTCCTCGTCGGGAAGCTTTAG